The Cherax quadricarinatus isolate ZL_2023a chromosome 81, ASM3850222v1, whole genome shotgun sequence genome includes a region encoding these proteins:
- the LOC128699846 gene encoding cuticle protein 7-like, with translation MKVVLALAMVGVVVGVPPQYGYSPAPHYRPTPSYPPAPTYKPATSYKPAPYHPTPSYGPSPSYDSHPRYDFNYAVKDDYSGNDFGHQETRDGYNTQGTYYVQLPDGRLQQVTYTVNGDSGYVAEVTYQGEAQYPHYQPSYHPAPSYKPAPSYHPTPAYKPAPSYHPTPSYSPLPVYA, from the exons ATGAAG GTGGTACTTGCTTTAGCCATGGTGGGTGTCGTGGTGGGTGTCCCACCACAGTATGGTTACTCTCCTGCCCCACACTACAGACCCACTCCATCCTACCCTCCTGCACCAACTTACAAACCAGCTACATCCTACAAGCCAGCTCCCTACCATCCCACTCCATCCTACGGACCATCCCCGTCCTATGAT AGTCATCCTCGGTACGATTTCAACTATGCTGTGAAAGACGACTATTCCGGTAACGACTTCGGTCACCAGGAGACTCGTGATGGCTACAACACCCAGGGGACTTACTACGTGCAGCTCCCAGACGGTCGTCTGCAGCaggtgacctacactgtcaaTGGTGACTCTGGCTACGTGGCTGAGGTCACCTACCAGGGAGAGGCTCAGTaccctcactaccaaccatcctacCATCCTGCTCCATCCTACAAGCCTGCTCCATCCTACCATCCTACTCCAGCCTACAAGCCTGCTCCATCCTATCATCCCACTCCAAGCTACAGTCCCCTGCCAGTCTATGCATAA
- the LOC128699757 gene encoding cuticle protein 7-like — translation MKVVLALAMVGAVVGVPPQYGYSPAPHYRPTPSYPPAPTYKPAPSYKPAPYHPTPSYGPSPSYDTPPRYDFNYAVKDDYSGDDFGHQETRDGYNTQGTYYVQLPDGRLQQVTYTVNGDSGYVAEVTYQGEAQYPHYQPSYHPAPSYKPAPAYKPAPTYHPTPSYSPLPVYG, via the exons ATGAAG GTGGTACTTGCTCTAGCCATGGTGGGTGCCGTGGTGGGTGTCCCACCACAGTATGGTTACTCTCCTGCCCCACACTACAGACCCACTCCATCCTACCCTCCTGCACCAACTTACAAACCAGCCCCATCCTACAAGCCAGCTCCCTACCATCCCACTCCATCCTACGGACCATCCCCGTCCTATGAT ACTCCTCCCCGGTACGACTTCAACTATGCTGTGAAGGACGACTATTCCGGTGACGACTTCGGTCACCAGGAGACTCGTGATGGCTACAACACCCAGGGGACTTATTATGTGCAGCTCCCAGATGGTCGTCTGCAGCaggtgacctacactgtcaaTGGTGACTCTGGCTACGTGGCTGAGGTCACCTACCAAGGAGAGGCTCAGTaccctcactaccaaccatcttaCCATCCTGCTCCATCCTACAAGCCTGCTCCAGCCTACAAGCCTGCTCCTACCTATCATCCCACACCAAGCTACAGTCCCCTGCCTGTGTATGGATAA
- the LOC128699761 gene encoding cuticle protein 7-like encodes MKVVFALAMVGVVVGVPPQYGYPPAPHYRPTPSYPPAPHYKPTPSYSPAPSYQPAPYHPTPSYKPSPSYDSHPRYDFNYAVKDDYSGNDFGHQETRDGYNTQGTYYVQLPDGRLQQVTYTVNGDSGYVAEVTYQGEAQYPHYQPSYHPAPSYPKPSYKSSPSYHPTPSYSPLPVYA; translated from the exons ATGAAG GTGGTATTTGCTCTAGCCATGGTGGGTGTCGTGGTGGGTGTGCCACCACAGTATGGTTACCCTCCTGCCCCACACTATAGACCCACTCCATCCTACCCTCCTGCCCCACATTACAAACCCACTCCATCATACAGCCCAGCTCCCTCCTACCAGCCAGCTCCCTACCATCCCACTCCATCCTACAAGCCATCCCCGTCCTATGAT AGTCATCCACGGTACGACTTCAACTATGCTGTGAAGGACGACTATTCTGGTAACGACTTCGGTCACCAGGAGACTCGTGATGGCTACAACACCCAGGGGACTTACTACGTGCAGCTCCCAGACGGTCGTCTGCAGCaggtgacctacactgtcaaTGGTGACTCTGGCTACGTGGCTGAGGTCACCTACCAGGGAGAGGCTCAGTaccctcactaccaaccatcctacCATCCTGCTCCATCTTATCCTAAACCATCCTACAAGTCTTCTCCATCCTATCATCCAACTCCAAGCTACAGTCCACTGCCAGTCTATGCATAA
- the LOC138855106 gene encoding cuticle protein 7-like → MKVILVVTLAAAAVAAPSGPPYGFSPAPAYRPAPSYASAPARYSFDYAVNDPPSGNDFGHQESRDGDHTQGSYYVQLPDGRLQQVAYTVRGDSGYLAEVTYQGEARYPTYQPAYRPAPAYTPIPVYG, encoded by the exons ATGAAG GTCATTCTTGTAGTAACTCTGGCTGCAGCCGCTGTGGCAGCACCATCTGGTCCACCATACGGGttctcaccagcaccagcatacaGACCAGCACCATCCTACGCATCG GCTCCAGCACGGTACAGCTTCGACTATGCTGTGAACGACCCTCCCTCCGGCAACGACTTCGGTCACCAGGAGTCTCGCGATGGTGACCACACTCAGGGGTCGTACTACGTGCAGCTCCCCGACGGTCGTCTGCAGCAGGTGGCATACACTGTCAGGGGTGACTCTGGCTACCTGGCTGAGGTCACGTACCAGGGAGAAGCCAGGTACCCGACCTACCAGCCAGCCTATAGGCCTGCTCCAGCCTACACGCCCATCCCAGTGTATGGCTAA
- the LOC138855097 gene encoding cuticle protein 7-like, translated as MERLHRNTYLLHQVILVLTLAAAAVAAPSGPPYGFSPSYRPAPSYASGPARYSFDYAVNDPPSGNDFGHQESRDGDHTQGSYYVQLPDGRLQQVAYTVSGDSGYLAEVTYQGEARYPTYQPAYRPAPTFTPLQAYKPIPVYG; from the exons ATGGAGAGGCTACA TCGGAATACCTATCTTCTTCACCAGGTCATTCTTGTACTAACTTTGGCTGCAGCCGCTGTGGCAGCACCATCTGGACCACCATACGGATTCTCACCATCATACAGACCAGCACCATCCTACGCATCG GGTCCAGCACGGTACAGCTTCGACTATGCTGTGAACGACCCTCCCTCCGGCAACGACTTCGGTCACCAGGAGTCTCGTGATGGTGACCACACTCAGGGGTCGTACTACGTGCAGCTCCCCGACGGTCGTCTGCAGCAGGTGGCctacactgtcagtggtgactcTGGCTACCTGGCTGAGGTCACCTACCAGGGAGAAGCCAGATACCCGACCTACCAGCCAGCCTATAGGCCTGCCCCAACCTTCACTCCTCTCCAAGCCTATAAGCCCATCCCAGTGTATGGCTAA